The window TTTTCACAAGAGCATGGAGGAGTATTTGGAAGCAAAGATTAAACTTTTCTCTATTTTAGGAAAGGATGCTCGGAAAGAAAGGGAGAAACTGGCAGTTTTGAATTTAGACGACCCCTCAACAGAGAAAATTATCCAATCGACAGAGGCAAAGATAATTACTTATGGGATTGAAAAGAAAGCCGACGTTGTAGCAAAGAGCATAAAATTGAATCTGGAGAAGACTACCTTTACTCTGCTGTCTCCGAGAGGGGAAACGAAGATTTCTTTGCCTTTAATTGGAAAATATAATGTATATAACGCTTTAGCTGCAAGTACTGTGGCCCTGGGACAAGGGATAAATTTGGACATTATCAAGCGTGGATTGGGAAAAGTCCCCTCTATTCCTGGAAGGTTCGAAAAAATCGATTGTGGGCAGCCGTTCACAGTGATAGTCGATTATGCGCATACCGATGAAGCTTTGCGGAATCTTTTGCACGTCTGTGGGGAATTAAAACCCAGGCGAATCATTACTGTTTTTGGTTGTGGGGGTGACCGGGACCGGGGGAAGAGACCTCTAATGGGCGAGGTAGCCGTTGATCTTAGTGATTATGCGATCGTCACCTCAGATAATCCCCGGAGTGAAGACCCTGAGCGGATAGCTCTGGACATTGAAGTAGGAATAAAGAGGAAAGAGAAGAATAATTATCAGACTATCATCGATAGGTTTCAAGCAATCGAGAAAGCATTATCTATGGCAGAAAAAGGCGACCTGGTGGTAATTGCAGGAAAAGGACATGAAGACTACCAGTTATTTAAGGATAGAAGAATTCACTTCGACGACCGCGAAGTTGCCAGGGAAATCCTCTCAGGGAGGATGAATCCCGCCCCTCAGGGAGGGGCGGGATGAAGGGATAGTTTTCGGGGTCGCTCGGACAGGGATTCGAAAAATAGTTTGCTCATGCCTGAGTAATTTTTTGACACCAAAAGACTTCGGACTCTGCAAAGCACAAATCAAAACTCCTCCCGCTGAGCAGGACTCGGACAATGATTTGCTTGAAAGAGTATGGTCGTCCTCGTTTTTTGGCTAAAATTCCTAAAGTCTTCGCAAACTATCTTTCAAATTTTAGGGTGTTAAGAGGTAAAAAGGAATAGGATGGAAAGACTTACTATAAGAGAGATAATAAGAGCCGTGCGGGGAAAA is drawn from bacterium and contains these coding sequences:
- a CDS encoding UDP-N-acetylmuramoyl-L-alanyl-D-glutamate--2,6-diaminopimelate ligase, with amino-acid sequence MVRLNDLLPPIGVKEIHGSTELSVKGIACDSRQVKPEYIFVAISGYTEDGNYYIPQALEAGASVVISSKRIEKLTRPSRWGGSATQIVVENPRKALAKLATIFYNHPSDKLNIIGITGTNGKTTVSYLAEAIFKENGAKVGVLGTIAYRLGEKILPAPITTPQSSDLQQILRKLVDEKFSTVVMEVSSHALSLDRVEGCEFDSAIFTNLSREHLDFHKSMEEYLEAKIKLFSILGKDARKEREKLAVLNLDDPSTEKIIQSTEAKIITYGIEKKADVVAKSIKLNLEKTTFTLLSPRGETKISLPLIGKYNVYNALAASTVALGQGINLDIIKRGLGKVPSIPGRFEKIDCGQPFTVIVDYAHTDEALRNLLHVCGELKPRRIITVFGCGGDRDRGKRPLMGEVAVDLSDYAIVTSDNPRSEDPERIALDIEVGIKRKEKNNYQTIIDRFQAIEKALSMAEKGDLVVIAGKGHEDYQLFKDRRIHFDDREVAREILSGRMNPAPQGGAG